In Castor canadensis chromosome 11, mCasCan1.hap1v2, whole genome shotgun sequence, a single genomic region encodes these proteins:
- the Cep95 gene encoding centrosomal protein of 95 kDa isoform X1 yields MVSRARRLPLRSVRRKEVLQRRPISGEKPFNVPPSFNPPSALFGAHPLPPAGGLRGVVVPGHRRPRSCLGVWRRPVSRDMAGSEAEWVTIANNLLFKCHIHLRIHELEDCDANVFIALYQSILGEKVPDLIAIPRSQEDHAHNVQAVIDSLALDYLQVSLSHITGENIVKGDKECIKNLLEIFDGLLEYLTEHTSETSHDKSGTEQYFRESHQESSEDPESSKESKSSWKKVSLGRCSSSDALDPTWDEDEAESTGEIIRLGDTAHTFSLRSNGPQSSDMQSRKALTSPSSKPYEDALNPPSSSFLSKNRTAFLEDESPSVSMVPSARKLGEPIRPAIPLHPPYHPSEPRAPCPIGKEYLRSSYCSPAVNSSGEHTAVVVEPEDKVTLTSKLPNDSEQEIYLAQVQSPRTRKLPKGKRNENRASASSWDSPFPQRPRKRLTEQELHAVSEKLSQRLSELDWMLKSALGDRIKEKTDRKEHHTGNEEVDSGNEEALSQHSDSIMEYGPKKLKPGLSTPRKPPFRSHSLSPAPSNKLKQYQIERTRQHKPKASDTRQFQAKVLTEAFERELRKNKIQENIGSQVIKDNSEEETEKIYRGVHKGTPKQSQPWKIYSRKTTAPSPRGGFPNSNKAVPMKVNEHSLLPLMLEQFPFLYVSGPTLSKMWKQQIAQTEQLKNDAYRQNRSRKKLQDEIEAVLRRHDLLTALVKKEYEHNKRLQDFKDRIHRQKLTQSKIKENRQQIVRARKYYDDYRVQLRAKMMRMRTREEMIFKKLFEEGLQIQKQRLRDLRNYAKEKRDEEKRQHQNELDSLENYYKNQFSLLAEAISQEREELKAREKSQAQTLHKVKRELRSKMEKETHQLQHMITQNDDDAFFRELEAERFRARLQLASLQYSKNPYP; encoded by the exons ATGGTATCTAGAGCCCGCAGACTGCCGCTTAGGAGTGTGCGGCGAAAGGAAGTGCTTCAGCGACGACCAATCAGCGGCGAGAAGCCGTTTAACGTCCCTCCCTCTTTCAACCCTCCTTCCGCACTCTTTGGTGCGCACCCCCTCCCGCCGGCGGGGGGTCTGCGCGGTGTGGTCGTTCCCGGACACCGTCGCCCGCGCTCCTGCCTCGGTGTCTGGCGACGACCTGTCTCCCGCGACATGGCCGGCTCAGAGGCTG AATGGGTAACCATTGCCAATAACCTTCTTTTTAAGTGTCACATACACCTGAGGATACATGAACTTGAAGATTGTGATGCTaatgtttttattgctctttatCAGTCCATTTTGGGAGAAAAGGTACCAG ACCTTATAGCTATTCCCAGAAGTCAAGAAGATCATGCCCACAATGTACAAGCAGTGATTGATTCTCTAGCCTTGGATTACCTTCAGGTTAGCTTGTCTCACATAACAG GAGAAAATATAGTGAAAGGAGATAAAGAATGTATCAAGAATCTCTTAGAAATATTTGATGGATTGCTGGAGTATCTTACAGAACACACCAGTGAAACATCTCACGATAAAA GTGGAACTGAACAGTATTTTAGAGAATCCCATCAAGAATCTTCAGAAGACCCAGAAAGTTCTAAGGAATCTAAATCATCATGGAAAAAAGTTTCACTTGGAAG GTGCTCCTCATCTGATGCTTTGGATCCCACTTGGGATGAAGATGAAGCCGAATCCACAGGTGAAATAATTCGACTTGGAGACACAGCACACACCTTTTCTCTAAGAAGTAATG GTCCTCAAAGTTCTGACATGCAATCTAGAAAAGCCTTGACATCCCCGAGTTCTAAACCCTATGAGGATGCATTAAACCCACCCTCATCCAGTTTTCTGTCCAAGAACAGGACAGCCTTTCTTGAAGATG AAAGCCCTTCTGTGAGCATGGTTCCAAGTGCTAGAAAGCTAGGGGAGCCTATCCGACCAGCTATTCCTTTACACCCTCCCTACCACCCTTCAGAACCGCGAGCACCCTGCCCCATAGGAAAGGAGTACTTACGCTCAAGCTACTGCTCCCCTGCTGTAAATTCTAGTGGAGAGCACACTGCAGTTGTTGTG GAACCAGAAGATAAAGTTACCTTAACTTCCAAGCTGCCTAACGATAGCGAACAGGAAATATATCTAGCACAGGTTCAAAGCCCCAGGACAAGGAAGCTTCCCAAAGGAAAAAG GAATGAAAACAGAGCTTCAGCCTCATCGTGGGATTCACCTTTCCCCCAGAGGCCAAGAAAGAGGTTAACAGAGCAAGAACTACACGCAGTGTCAGAGAAACTCTCTCAACGGCTCTCTGAACTGGATTGG ATGTTAAAAAGTGCCCTAGGTGATCGAATTAAAGAAAAGACGGATCGTAAAGAACATCACACTGGAAATGAAGAAGTGGACAGTGGAAATGAGGAGGCACTGTCTCAGCACAGTGACAGCATCATGGAGTATGGGCCAAAGAAGCTAAAGCCAG GACTTTCCACACCCAGAAAGCCACCTTTCAGGTCCCATTCGCTCTCTCCAGCTCCATCAAACAAACTCAAACAGTACCAGATCGAGAGAACAAGGCAGCACAAGCCAAAAGCATCAGACACCCGCCAATTCCAAGCTAAG GTATTAACTGAAGCATTTGAAAGGgaactaagaaaaaataaaattcaagagaaTATTGGATCTCAAGTGATAAAAGACAACAGCGAGGAGGAAACA GAAAAAATATACAGAGGTGTTCATAAAGGAACTCCAAAACAAAGTCAGCCCTGGAAGATTTACTCTCGAAAAACCACAGCTCCGAGTCCAAGAGGTGGCTTCCCAAACTCAAATAAAGCGGTTCCAA TGAAAGTAAATGAACACAGTCTCTTGCCTCTTATGCTGGAGCAGTTTCCATTTCTCTATGTTTCTGGCCCAACACTAAGCAAAATGTGGAAACAGCAAATTGCACAGACTGAACAGCTCAAAAATGATGCATATAGACAAAATCGATCAAGGAAGAAACTCCAGGATGAA ATAGAAGCAGTCCTAAGAAGGCATGACCTCCTTACTGCCCTTGTCAAGAAAGAATATGAACATAACAAAAGACTG CAAGACTTCAAGGACCGCATTCATAGACAGAAGTTGACCCaatcaaagataaaagaaaatcgTCAACAAATTGTTCGTGCACGAAAATATTATGATGACTACAGAGTTCAGTTGCGTGCAAAAATGATGAGAATGAGAACCCGGGAAGAGATG ATATTTAAGAAGCTGTTTGAAGAAGGTTTACAAATTCAGAAGCAAAGATTACGAGACCTaagaaactatgccaaagaaaagCGAGATGAGGAAAAGAGACAGCACCAGAATGAACTGGACTCACTGGAGAATTACTACAAGAACCAG TTTTCATTGCTGGCAGAAGCCATATCACAGGAACGTGAGGAACTCAAAGCCAGAGAGAAATCCCAGGCCCAG ACATTACACAAGGTGAAGAGGGAGCTACGGTCTAAGATGGAAAAGGAAACTCACCAACTACAACACATGATAACGCAGAACGATGACGACGCTTTCTTCAGGGAACTGGAAGCTGAGCGCTTCAGAGCTCGGCTTCAGCTGGCTTCCCTTCAGTACAGTAAAAATCCCTACCCATGA
- the Cep95 gene encoding centrosomal protein of 95 kDa isoform X2, which produces MVSRARRLPLRSVRRKEVLQRRPISGEKPFNVPPSFNPPSALFGAHPLPPAGGLRGVVVPGHRRPRSCLGVWRRPVSRDMAGSEAEWVTIANNLLFKCHIHLRIHELEDCDANVFIALYQSILGEKVPDLIAIPRSQEDHAHNVQAVIDSLALDYLQVSLSHITGENIVKGDKECIKNLLEIFDGLLEYLTEHTSETSHDKSGTEQYFRESHQESSEDPESSKESKSSWKKVSLGRCSSSDALDPTWDEDEAESTGEIIRLGDTAHTFSLRSNGPQSSDMQSRKALTSPSSKPYEDALNPPSSSFLSKNRTAFLEDESPSVSMVPSARKLGEPIRPAIPLHPPYHPSEPRAPCPIGKEYLRSSYCSPAVNSSGEHTAVVVEPEDKVTLTSKLPNDSEQEIYLAQVQSPRTRKLPKGKRNENRASASSWDSPFPQRPRKRLTEQELHAVSEKLSQRLSELDWMLKSALGDRIKEKTDRKEHHTGNEEVDSGNEEALSQHSDSIMEYGPKKLKPGLSTPRKPPFRSHSLSPAPSNKLKQYQIERTRQHKPKASDTRQFQAKEKIYRGVHKGTPKQSQPWKIYSRKTTAPSPRGGFPNSNKAVPMKVNEHSLLPLMLEQFPFLYVSGPTLSKMWKQQIAQTEQLKNDAYRQNRSRKKLQDEIEAVLRRHDLLTALVKKEYEHNKRLQDFKDRIHRQKLTQSKIKENRQQIVRARKYYDDYRVQLRAKMMRMRTREEMIFKKLFEEGLQIQKQRLRDLRNYAKEKRDEEKRQHQNELDSLENYYKNQFSLLAEAISQEREELKAREKSQAQTLHKVKRELRSKMEKETHQLQHMITQNDDDAFFRELEAERFRARLQLASLQYSKNPYP; this is translated from the exons ATGGTATCTAGAGCCCGCAGACTGCCGCTTAGGAGTGTGCGGCGAAAGGAAGTGCTTCAGCGACGACCAATCAGCGGCGAGAAGCCGTTTAACGTCCCTCCCTCTTTCAACCCTCCTTCCGCACTCTTTGGTGCGCACCCCCTCCCGCCGGCGGGGGGTCTGCGCGGTGTGGTCGTTCCCGGACACCGTCGCCCGCGCTCCTGCCTCGGTGTCTGGCGACGACCTGTCTCCCGCGACATGGCCGGCTCAGAGGCTG AATGGGTAACCATTGCCAATAACCTTCTTTTTAAGTGTCACATACACCTGAGGATACATGAACTTGAAGATTGTGATGCTaatgtttttattgctctttatCAGTCCATTTTGGGAGAAAAGGTACCAG ACCTTATAGCTATTCCCAGAAGTCAAGAAGATCATGCCCACAATGTACAAGCAGTGATTGATTCTCTAGCCTTGGATTACCTTCAGGTTAGCTTGTCTCACATAACAG GAGAAAATATAGTGAAAGGAGATAAAGAATGTATCAAGAATCTCTTAGAAATATTTGATGGATTGCTGGAGTATCTTACAGAACACACCAGTGAAACATCTCACGATAAAA GTGGAACTGAACAGTATTTTAGAGAATCCCATCAAGAATCTTCAGAAGACCCAGAAAGTTCTAAGGAATCTAAATCATCATGGAAAAAAGTTTCACTTGGAAG GTGCTCCTCATCTGATGCTTTGGATCCCACTTGGGATGAAGATGAAGCCGAATCCACAGGTGAAATAATTCGACTTGGAGACACAGCACACACCTTTTCTCTAAGAAGTAATG GTCCTCAAAGTTCTGACATGCAATCTAGAAAAGCCTTGACATCCCCGAGTTCTAAACCCTATGAGGATGCATTAAACCCACCCTCATCCAGTTTTCTGTCCAAGAACAGGACAGCCTTTCTTGAAGATG AAAGCCCTTCTGTGAGCATGGTTCCAAGTGCTAGAAAGCTAGGGGAGCCTATCCGACCAGCTATTCCTTTACACCCTCCCTACCACCCTTCAGAACCGCGAGCACCCTGCCCCATAGGAAAGGAGTACTTACGCTCAAGCTACTGCTCCCCTGCTGTAAATTCTAGTGGAGAGCACACTGCAGTTGTTGTG GAACCAGAAGATAAAGTTACCTTAACTTCCAAGCTGCCTAACGATAGCGAACAGGAAATATATCTAGCACAGGTTCAAAGCCCCAGGACAAGGAAGCTTCCCAAAGGAAAAAG GAATGAAAACAGAGCTTCAGCCTCATCGTGGGATTCACCTTTCCCCCAGAGGCCAAGAAAGAGGTTAACAGAGCAAGAACTACACGCAGTGTCAGAGAAACTCTCTCAACGGCTCTCTGAACTGGATTGG ATGTTAAAAAGTGCCCTAGGTGATCGAATTAAAGAAAAGACGGATCGTAAAGAACATCACACTGGAAATGAAGAAGTGGACAGTGGAAATGAGGAGGCACTGTCTCAGCACAGTGACAGCATCATGGAGTATGGGCCAAAGAAGCTAAAGCCAG GACTTTCCACACCCAGAAAGCCACCTTTCAGGTCCCATTCGCTCTCTCCAGCTCCATCAAACAAACTCAAACAGTACCAGATCGAGAGAACAAGGCAGCACAAGCCAAAAGCATCAGACACCCGCCAATTCCAAGCTAAG GAAAAAATATACAGAGGTGTTCATAAAGGAACTCCAAAACAAAGTCAGCCCTGGAAGATTTACTCTCGAAAAACCACAGCTCCGAGTCCAAGAGGTGGCTTCCCAAACTCAAATAAAGCGGTTCCAA TGAAAGTAAATGAACACAGTCTCTTGCCTCTTATGCTGGAGCAGTTTCCATTTCTCTATGTTTCTGGCCCAACACTAAGCAAAATGTGGAAACAGCAAATTGCACAGACTGAACAGCTCAAAAATGATGCATATAGACAAAATCGATCAAGGAAGAAACTCCAGGATGAA ATAGAAGCAGTCCTAAGAAGGCATGACCTCCTTACTGCCCTTGTCAAGAAAGAATATGAACATAACAAAAGACTG CAAGACTTCAAGGACCGCATTCATAGACAGAAGTTGACCCaatcaaagataaaagaaaatcgTCAACAAATTGTTCGTGCACGAAAATATTATGATGACTACAGAGTTCAGTTGCGTGCAAAAATGATGAGAATGAGAACCCGGGAAGAGATG ATATTTAAGAAGCTGTTTGAAGAAGGTTTACAAATTCAGAAGCAAAGATTACGAGACCTaagaaactatgccaaagaaaagCGAGATGAGGAAAAGAGACAGCACCAGAATGAACTGGACTCACTGGAGAATTACTACAAGAACCAG TTTTCATTGCTGGCAGAAGCCATATCACAGGAACGTGAGGAACTCAAAGCCAGAGAGAAATCCCAGGCCCAG ACATTACACAAGGTGAAGAGGGAGCTACGGTCTAAGATGGAAAAGGAAACTCACCAACTACAACACATGATAACGCAGAACGATGACGACGCTTTCTTCAGGGAACTGGAAGCTGAGCGCTTCAGAGCTCGGCTTCAGCTGGCTTCCCTTCAGTACAGTAAAAATCCCTACCCATGA